The nucleotide window AAATATATAGCCAAAAATATAGGAGCTAAGTCCACTCCTCCTGTCTCTCTCGGGCCCCACGTAGACCTCACTACTACAGTAACTGAGGTTTGAGTCTTTCTTCCACTGATACGAGTACCTTCTCTTTACCCTATTCCCtgttgtgtgtttcaggtttacctgCATAACAGAAAGATGTCTTGCTCCAGCCTGTACTatccagaatgcggggtggcccgGCCCAGTCCAGTTTCCGGCAGCTTCAATGAGCCgtgcgttaggcagtgccctgactctgAAGTGGTCATTAGACCATCACCCGTTGTTGTAACCATCCCaggaccaattctcagcaatttCCCTCAGCAGAGTGAAGTGGCAGCTGTAGGAGCACCTGTGGTCGGAGCCGGCTATGGGGGCTCATTTGGTTTGGGGGGATTGTACGGCTATGGAGGCCGTTACGGCGGACTGTATGGTTTAGGAGGATTAGGTGGTTATGGGGGCCATTATGGTTACGCGGGATTGTGTGGTTATGGGGGCCGTTATGGTTACGGGGGATTGAGTGGTTATGGGGGTCGTTATGGTAGACTGTGTGGTTACGGGGGAGGTTACGGTTATGGAGGATTATCCGGTGCCGGGGTATCTTGCCATAGGTACCTGAGTGGAAGCTGTACACCATGTTAAACCTTGCAGGAATATCAAAGGTAAAAAAAAAGACCAGGAAACGGAGAACAAGCAACAGATTCAGAGGGAGATTTCAGAAGCGCtgtgcaggcatggctccacttgGATTCAACGCAAGCTGTGTCTGCTCAGTGCCTTTGTCTCCTAGACCCATTTCTAATGTTATGCTTATAAACTTTTTCTGCCAATGCTTTCCCAACCACGTGCTTAGTCTCTTAGTCACATGTGGACTCATTCTGAATTACACTCAGGCTGTTTGCTCTAACCCCGCAGTGCGAAGGAAACAGGGGCTTTAGGACAGGCATCAGTTGTAGTTATTATCACTCGAATTTGTTTGTCCAACTCTGCACCTgcgaaaaaggaaaaacaacatcTTGCCTCAAATGCATCGCAAGGAAGCGGGTGATCGGTCGCAGCCCCTCTGGAAACACGTGAAATACCTTCTTTCTGTTGTGTATTATTTCTTTCTGTAACTGTGTATTGCAAATTTCATTCACATTAAAAACTATGCTGCATCGTAATATCGGTCTTCTGGTTTTCCTTGTTCCTCCCTCCTTGTTTAAAAATCCTGCTgcatgaaattcatccctgtagaGCAGGCAGCACCAGGCACATCTCAAGTTGCAACTTTTGAAGGCATGGAGTGACAGGAGAGTAAAGCCCTTTAAGTGGTTCGTAGCGATGTGGAAGCTTTTGGAGATATTAAAAGATCACCACTGTAGAGTTTGACAATCAAGTCTGTTTGCCACCAT belongs to Natator depressus isolate rNatDep1 chromosome 24, rNatDep2.hap1, whole genome shotgun sequence and includes:
- the LOC141977136 gene encoding feather keratin B-4-like, with protein sequence MSCSSLYYPECGVARPSPVSGSFNEPCVRQCPDSEVVIRPSPVVVTIPGPILSNFPQQSEVAAVGAPVVGAGYGGSFGLGGLYGYGGRYGGLYGLGGLGGYGGHYGYAGLCGYGGRYGYGGLSGYGGRYGRLCGYGGGYGYGGLSGAGVSCHRYLSGSCTPC